Proteins encoded together in one Undibacterium sp. CCC3.4 window:
- the rsmI gene encoding 16S rRNA (cytidine(1402)-2'-O)-methyltransferase, which yields MSLTPPPLYPDLVEAVSRQNYPLGTLYVVATPIGNVADISLRALHVLGLVDAIACEDTRNTAQLLGRYGINRPLIAAHQHNEREVAEKILLRLQAGERIALVSDAGTPGVSDPGAKIVDVLKRAGIPVTPLPGASAAISALSASGLLDERFYFVGFLPSKAGQREQLLHSLARLDASLIFYEAPHRICETVQAMLSVYGGSREIVLARELSKLFEEIHRCPLSEAPTWLAADAHREKGEYVILLGAAAVEANNEDLEARRVLTILLAECSVKQASALAAQLTGQKKNALYQLALSMKESH from the coding sequence ATGAGTCTTACCCCACCCCCCCTCTACCCGGACCTCGTTGAGGCTGTCAGCCGCCAGAACTATCCGCTCGGTACATTATATGTAGTCGCGACGCCGATCGGGAATGTCGCCGATATTTCTTTACGCGCCCTGCATGTACTGGGGCTGGTCGATGCCATTGCCTGCGAAGATACCCGCAACACGGCACAACTGCTGGGGCGCTACGGTATCAACCGCCCCTTGATCGCGGCACACCAACATAATGAACGCGAAGTGGCAGAAAAAATCTTGCTGCGCTTGCAAGCTGGCGAACGCATCGCCTTGGTGTCCGATGCCGGCACCCCCGGCGTCTCCGATCCCGGCGCGAAAATCGTCGATGTCCTCAAGCGCGCCGGCATCCCCGTCACGCCGCTGCCCGGTGCCTCGGCCGCCATCAGCGCCTTGTCCGCCAGCGGTTTGCTCGATGAACGTTTTTATTTCGTCGGCTTTTTACCATCGAAAGCCGGCCAGCGCGAACAACTGCTGCATAGTCTGGCCCGGCTCGACGCCAGTTTGATTTTTTATGAAGCCCCGCACCGCATCTGCGAGACGGTGCAAGCGATGCTGAGCGTGTATGGCGGTAGCCGCGAAATCGTGTTGGCGCGTGAACTGAGCAAATTGTTTGAAGAAATCCACCGCTGCCCGCTCAGTGAGGCGCCGACTTGGCTCGCAGCCGATGCGCATCGCGAAAAAGGCGAATACGTGATACTGCTCGGTGCTGCCGCCGTTGAGGCCAACAACGAAGATCTGGAAGCACGCCGCGTACTGACTATCCTGCTGGCGGAATGCAGCGTCAAGCAAGCATCGGCCTTGGCGGCACAACTGACCGGACAAAAAAAGAACGCCCTTTATCAGCTCGCCTTGAGCATGAAAGAAAGCCACTGA
- the mreD gene encoding rod shape-determining protein MreD: protein MTQPHYILLPVNPLFIIFSLAMAFFLNFLPWGGWIAIPDFVALVLVFWSIHQPRRVGIGIAFAMGLLMDVHDAIHLGENALAYTLLTYFAITIHRRVLWFHPLTQSLHVFPLFLFVQGLQIVVRLIVAPDAHFPGWMYFSESVVTTALWPLATLILLAPQRRAINKDDTRPI from the coding sequence ATGACGCAGCCGCACTATATTCTTTTGCCGGTCAACCCGCTGTTTATTATCTTCAGCTTGGCGATGGCATTTTTTCTCAATTTTCTGCCTTGGGGCGGCTGGATCGCGATTCCCGATTTCGTCGCCTTGGTGCTGGTATTTTGGAGCATACATCAACCGCGCCGGGTTGGCATAGGCATCGCCTTTGCGATGGGCTTGCTGATGGATGTGCACGATGCCATCCATCTCGGTGAAAATGCGCTGGCCTATACCTTGCTGACGTATTTCGCCATCACCATTCATCGCCGAGTGCTGTGGTTCCATCCGCTGACGCAGTCGCTGCATGTGTTTCCCTTGTTTTTATTCGTGCAAGGTTTGCAGATTGTCGTGCGCCTCATCGTCGCGCCCGACGCCCATTTTCCCGGCTGGATGTATTTTTCCGAGAGCGTTGTGACCACTGCTTTGTGGCCGCTTGCCACGCTGATTTTGCTGGCACCGCAACGACGTGCAATAAACAAGGACGACACCCGTCCGATTTGA
- the rodA gene encoding rod shape-determining protein RodA, with translation MMQNSGFNWRWLRSHIMVFDAPLAILIFLILSLGIITLYSAGIDFPGRIEDQLRNIVVSFIIMWIVANIPPQTLMRFAIPIYTFGIALLIAVAAFGMVKKGARRWINVGMVVQPSEIMKIATPLMLAWYFQKREGTLRMKDFLIATLILLIPTGLIAKQPDLGTALLVVAAGFTVIFLAGLSWKLLLAIFAFVLVITPTVVWPYLLHDYQRDRVLTMLDPTRDPLGKGFHIIQSTIAVGSGGLHGKGWLKGTQAHLEFIPERTTDFIFAVFSEEFGFLGNLLLVSLYFLLIIRCLMIAANAPTLFARLMAGSVTMIFFTYAFVNMGMVSGILPVVGVPLPFLSYGGTALVTLGMGAGILMSVQRHRKLVQT, from the coding sequence ATGATGCAAAATTCTGGCTTTAATTGGCGCTGGCTACGCTCTCACATCATGGTGTTTGATGCGCCGCTGGCGATACTGATCTTTTTAATTCTGTCACTCGGCATCATCACCTTGTATTCGGCCGGCATCGATTTCCCCGGTCGTATCGAAGATCAACTGCGTAATATCGTCGTCTCTTTCATCATCATGTGGATCGTCGCGAATATTCCGCCGCAAACCCTGATGCGCTTCGCCATTCCTATCTATACCTTCGGGATCGCCTTGTTGATTGCCGTCGCCGCATTCGGCATGGTGAAAAAGGGCGCGCGACGCTGGATCAATGTCGGCATGGTAGTGCAGCCTTCAGAGATCATGAAAATCGCCACACCCTTGATGTTGGCGTGGTATTTTCAAAAACGCGAAGGGACCTTGCGCATGAAAGATTTTCTCATCGCTACCCTGATTTTGTTGATTCCTACCGGCTTGATCGCCAAGCAGCCCGATCTCGGTACCGCCTTGTTGGTGGTGGCCGCCGGTTTCACGGTGATTTTTTTGGCCGGTTTGTCGTGGAAACTGTTGTTGGCGATTTTTGCCTTTGTACTGGTGATCACGCCAACCGTGGTGTGGCCATATTTATTACATGACTACCAGCGCGACCGTGTGCTGACCATGCTCGACCCAACCCGCGATCCGCTCGGCAAAGGTTTTCACATCATTCAATCAACCATCGCTGTGGGTTCCGGTGGTTTGCACGGCAAGGGTTGGCTCAAAGGAACGCAGGCGCATCTGGAATTCATCCCAGAACGCACCACCGATTTCATTTTTGCCGTGTTTTCCGAAGAATTCGGTTTTCTTGGTAATCTTTTGTTAGTCAGTTTGTATTTTTTACTCATCATCCGCTGTTTGATGATCGCCGCCAATGCACCCACCTTATTCGCGCGTCTGATGGCCGGATCGGTGACGATGATTTTTTTCACTTATGCCTTTGTTAATATGGGCATGGTCAGCGGCATTCTGCCGGTGGTCGGCGTGCCCTTGCCATTTTTAAGCTATGGTGGCACGGCGCTGGTAACCTTGGGAATGGGAGCGGGAATCTTAATGAGTGTGCAACGTCATCGGAAGTTGGTACAAACATGA
- a CDS encoding YraN family protein: MRRREPEQTVNTDRRSSRQRCGDAAEAQALQFLERAGLQLVEKNFRCRGGEIDLIMRAGTSLVFVEVRSRSSLQFGGALASVTPAKQAKLLHAAQVYLLRLPRLPACRFDLVAIDQGHIQWLQNVIVT, from the coding sequence ATGAGACGCCGTGAGCCTGAGCAAACTGTCAATACCGACCGCCGCAGCAGCCGGCAGCGTTGCGGCGATGCCGCTGAAGCACAAGCCTTGCAGTTTCTGGAGCGGGCCGGCTTGCAATTGGTCGAAAAGAATTTCCGTTGCCGCGGCGGTGAAATCGATTTGATCATGCGCGCCGGCACGTCCTTGGTGTTCGTCGAGGTACGCAGTCGCTCCTCGCTGCAATTTGGCGGAGCGCTCGCCAGCGTGACGCCAGCCAAACAAGCAAAATTATTGCATGCTGCACAAGTTTATCTGCTGCGCCTGCCACGGTTGCCGGCCTGTCGCTTTGATTTGGTGGCGATCGACCAAGGCCACATTCAGTGGTTGCAAAATGTTATTGTGACCTAG
- the mreC gene encoding rod shape-determining protein MreC: MEYSPPPLFKQGASARARAIFFTILAIFLLVVDSRLKSLMLARQVIGTALYPLQMAAVVPSTAVKNLSHYFVTVAEVEKENIRIKHQQTLNADVLQQTAQLQAENSHLRKLLDARERLTVKSVLAEIIYDARDPSTRKVIVDRGIKDGIALGQPVIDDLGVVGQITRIFPFTAEVTLLTDKNQAIPVQILRNGLRSVAYGRGQSPYLDMRLTSNADVQNGDQLVTSGIDGIYPAGLAVAKVVQVENKAVTTFENILCVPTAGIDRNKQLLILQVSMENLPRPDTEDVRAKKEKLNRKVTRDAAPASSDVKPVDQPSLAETAKEAAEALDTKEPAK, from the coding sequence ATGGAATACAGCCCGCCACCACTGTTCAAGCAAGGCGCCTCAGCCCGGGCCCGCGCGATCTTCTTCACGATACTGGCGATTTTTTTGCTGGTGGTCGATTCCCGTCTGAAATCCTTGATGTTGGCACGCCAAGTGATTGGCACCGCGCTCTATCCTTTGCAAATGGCGGCGGTGGTGCCGAGCACGGCGGTGAAAAACCTTTCGCATTACTTTGTCACCGTCGCTGAGGTGGAAAAAGAAAATATCCGCATCAAGCATCAGCAAACCCTCAATGCCGATGTGCTGCAGCAAACCGCGCAGTTGCAAGCGGAAAACAGCCATTTACGTAAATTATTAGACGCGCGTGAGCGCTTGACGGTCAAGAGCGTGCTGGCGGAAATCATTTACGACGCCCGCGATCCCTCGACCCGTAAGGTAATTGTCGACCGTGGTATCAAGGATGGTATTGCGCTCGGTCAGCCGGTGATCGATGATCTCGGGGTGGTCGGCCAGATCACGCGTATCTTTCCCTTCACTGCAGAAGTGACCTTGCTGACCGATAAGAATCAGGCGATTCCGGTGCAAATTCTGCGCAATGGTTTGCGTAGCGTGGCCTATGGCCGCGGCCAATCGCCATATCTCGACATGCGCCTGACTTCGAATGCCGATGTACAGAACGGCGATCAGTTGGTCACCTCGGGCATCGATGGTATTTACCCGGCCGGCTTGGCCGTGGCCAAGGTGGTGCAAGTCGAAAACAAGGCGGTGACCACGTTTGAAAATATACTCTGTGTGCCAACCGCTGGCATTGATCGCAACAAGCAATTGTTGATCTTGCAGGTGTCGATGGAAAATCTGCCGCGCCCTGATACCGAGGATGTGCGCGCCAAGAAAGAAAAACTCAACCGTAAAGTAACGCGCGATGCCGCGCCGGCCAGCAGCGATGTCAAGCCGGTCGACCAACCTTCGCTGGCCGAGACGGCGAAAGAAGCGGCCGAAGCACTCGATACCAAGGAGCCGGCCAAATGA
- a CDS encoding LemA family protein, giving the protein MSSLIALLVIVALFLFWIVGVYNRLVTLRNRFKNSFSQIDVQLKRRYDLIPNLVEVAKNYMQHERVTLEAVIAARGLALAASGKAARDPADPSAVQQFAAAENTLNASMGKLFALSEAYPDLKANENMQQLSEELSSTENKIAFARQAYNDQVMQYNIGIEQFPTSVVANSCGFKAAEMLQVIEAALERQAVKVAF; this is encoded by the coding sequence ATGTCCTCATTGATCGCTTTGCTGGTAATCGTCGCCTTGTTTCTGTTCTGGATCGTCGGTGTATATAACCGCTTGGTCACGCTACGCAATCGCTTCAAGAACAGTTTTTCGCAGATTGATGTGCAGTTGAAACGCCGTTACGACCTCATTCCGAACTTGGTCGAGGTGGCTAAAAATTATATGCAGCATGAGCGTGTCACGCTCGAGGCGGTGATCGCGGCGCGTGGCTTGGCGCTGGCGGCCAGCGGCAAGGCGGCGCGCGATCCGGCTGATCCGTCTGCGGTGCAGCAATTTGCTGCGGCAGAAAACACCCTCAATGCTTCGATGGGAAAATTGTTTGCCTTGTCGGAAGCGTATCCTGACCTCAAAGCCAACGAAAACATGCAGCAACTGAGCGAAGAATTGAGCAGTACCGAAAATAAAATCGCTTTTGCGCGGCAAGCGTATAACGATCAAGTCATGCAATACAATATCGGTATCGAGCAGTTTCCCACTTCTGTCGTCGCTAACAGTTGCGGTTTCAAGGCCGCTGAAATGCTGCAGGTCATCGAAGCTGCGCTCGAACGCCAAGCTGTCAAAGTCGCTTTCTAA
- a CDS encoding septal ring lytic transglycosylase RlpA family protein — translation MKKTQVCLWLSVALVAAVLVACSSAPPRVTAPAEATRARSASSAAAALPKAGSGKGGYYKDDGPGDNPPEGLEMTVDPIPVVENLSRGSNRPYMVFGKTYTPLTDPQTPFLQRGIGSWYGKKFHGQKTSSGEPYDMYKITAAHPTLPIPSYARVTNLANGKQIIVRINDRGPFHSNRIIDLSYTGALKLGLLAKGSSQIEVERLLPSDIDRMAENRKNQAPPALPLLALAPAAPVITPLAAAVPEATAQPDNLMSFEDLLAADQAKPVEKLAAAVPRVASGAYYLQFGAYAIRANAEAIMAHLKTRAESRLPDFDIIAQGSLYRLVSGPFNSRADAQSALAQAGKLGLAQPLVVQR, via the coding sequence ATGAAAAAAACGCAAGTCTGTCTGTGGCTGAGTGTGGCGCTGGTCGCCGCTGTGTTGGTAGCTTGTAGCAGTGCACCGCCACGCGTCACCGCGCCAGCCGAGGCGACGCGCGCGCGCTCGGCCAGCTCGGCCGCAGCGGCACTGCCGAAAGCCGGCAGCGGCAAGGGTGGCTATTATAAAGACGATGGTCCCGGTGATAACCCGCCCGAGGGCTTGGAAATGACGGTCGATCCGATTCCAGTGGTCGAAAATTTATCGCGCGGCTCGAACCGCCCTTACATGGTGTTTGGTAAAACCTATACCCCGCTCACCGATCCGCAAACGCCATTCCTGCAACGCGGCATAGGCAGTTGGTATGGCAAAAAATTTCATGGCCAAAAAACCTCCTCCGGTGAACCCTACGATATGTATAAGATCACGGCGGCTCATCCGACCTTGCCGATTCCTTCTTATGCGCGCGTGACCAATTTAGCCAATGGCAAGCAGATCATCGTGCGTATCAATGATCGTGGGCCGTTTCATTCGAATCGCATCATCGATTTGTCGTACACCGGCGCGCTCAAGCTGGGTTTGCTGGCCAAGGGCAGCAGCCAGATTGAAGTCGAGCGTTTGTTGCCGAGCGATATAGACCGGATGGCGGAAAACCGCAAAAATCAAGCGCCGCCGGCGCTGCCCTTGCTCGCTTTGGCACCGGCTGCCCCCGTGATTACGCCGCTGGCCGCGGCCGTACCGGAAGCGACAGCGCAGCCTGATAATCTGATGAGTTTTGAAGATTTACTGGCGGCCGACCAGGCCAAGCCGGTGGAAAAACTGGCGGCAGCGGTACCACGTGTGGCCAGCGGCGCCTACTATCTGCAATTCGGTGCCTACGCCATCCGCGCCAATGCCGAAGCCATCATGGCGCATCTGAAGACGCGCGCCGAAAGCCGCTTGCCAGATTTTGACATCATTGCGCAGGGCAGCTTGTATCGCTTGGTCAGTGGACCATTCAACAGCCGCGCCGATGCCCAATCTGCTTTGGCTCAGGCCGGCAAGCTCGGGCTTGCTCAGCCCTTGGTGGTGCAGCGCTGA
- a CDS encoding phosphoheptose isomerase — protein MTNQRILAHFHESAELKIQSADELALPISQAVELMFLALSNGNKILACGNGGSAADCQHFAAELVGRFERERLPLPAMALTTDTSIMTAVANDYSFQEVFSKQVQAFGQAGDILLALSTSGNSASIVNAVNVALERDMRVVALTGKGGGEIAKLLTEADVHICVPHERTARIQEVHLLTIHCICDGIDTALFGGEENE, from the coding sequence ATGACAAATCAACGTATCCTGGCGCACTTCCATGAAAGTGCCGAATTAAAAATTCAATCGGCCGATGAATTGGCGCTGCCAATTTCGCAAGCGGTAGAGCTGATGTTTCTGGCGCTGTCGAACGGGAATAAAATTCTCGCCTGCGGCAACGGTGGCTCGGCCGCCGACTGTCAGCACTTCGCGGCTGAGTTGGTCGGTCGTTTCGAGCGCGAGCGCTTGCCTTTGCCGGCCATGGCCTTGACCACCGATACCTCGATCATGACGGCGGTGGCGAATGACTACAGTTTTCAAGAGGTGTTTTCGAAGCAGGTACAGGCATTCGGACAAGCCGGCGATATCTTGCTGGCCTTGTCGACCTCGGGCAATTCGGCCAGTATCGTCAATGCGGTCAATGTCGCGCTCGAGCGTGACATGCGTGTGGTGGCGTTGACCGGCAAAGGTGGTGGTGAGATTGCTAAATTGCTCACCGAAGCAGACGTGCATATTTGTGTGCCGCATGAACGTACCGCGCGCATACAGGAAGTGCATTTATTGACGATACATTGTATTTGCGACGGTATTGATACCGCGCTTTTCGGAGGTGAAGAAAATGAATAA
- the mrdA gene encoding penicillin-binding protein 2 has product MNELKNTERELYFFRMRLIFIGIFVLFCFSALISRFVWLQIVKHDDYVLLADENRIDIVPVVPNRGLIMDRNGVILAQNYSAYTLEITPSKIHQDMDFLIDDLAQLVDIQAKHRKRFRKLVEDSKNFESLPIRTRLTDEEVARFTAQRFRFPGVDIQARLFRQYPQGDSASHVIGYIGRISPKDAEIIDDMEDGANYNGTDYIGKEGLEKSYEKILHGNTGFEQVEVSAGGRAVRTLARSPSTSGKNLILSVDIELQKLVEEAFGDRRGALVAIEPATGDVLAFVSKPTYDPNLFVEGIDQQSWTELNTSEDRPLLNRPLSGIYPPGSTYKPYMALAALELGKRTPSQSIADQGFFMFGGHRFNDDKPGGHGMVDMYRSIVASCDTYYYLLANDLGVDAIHDFMKPFGFGQKTGIDLEHEKQGLLPSMAWKRSAYKKPAQQKWYAGETISLGIGQGYNAFTPLQMAHAVATLANNGVVMKPHLVKMTEDPQSHQKLLTVPKESYRIALKQENIDLIKRAMVGVTSEAGGTGYAVFRDAGYLSGGKTGTAQVVGIKKGEKYDAKRTAERQRDNALYIAFAPVDKPRIALALIVENAGFGAAAAAPIARKALDYYLLGKRPSAKDKQMPKTDAPAAPGDVVEPLGNRD; this is encoded by the coding sequence ATGAATGAATTGAAAAACACGGAACGGGAACTGTATTTTTTCCGCATGCGGCTGATATTTATCGGCATTTTTGTCTTGTTCTGTTTTTCTGCCTTGATTTCGCGTTTTGTCTGGCTGCAGATCGTCAAACATGATGACTACGTCTTGTTGGCGGATGAAAACCGCATCGATATCGTACCGGTGGTACCTAATCGCGGTTTGATTATGGATCGCAATGGCGTGATTCTGGCGCAAAATTATTCCGCTTACACGCTCGAAATCACGCCTTCGAAAATTCATCAGGACATGGATTTTTTGATCGACGATCTGGCGCAATTGGTTGATATTCAGGCGAAGCATCGCAAACGTTTTCGCAAGTTGGTGGAAGACTCGAAAAATTTCGAGAGTCTGCCGATTCGTACTCGCCTCACTGATGAAGAAGTGGCGCGCTTCACGGCGCAGCGCTTTCGCTTTCCCGGCGTCGATATTCAAGCGCGCTTGTTTCGCCAGTATCCGCAGGGCGACAGCGCTTCGCATGTGATCGGGTATATCGGTCGCATCAGCCCCAAGGATGCCGAAATCATCGATGACATGGAAGACGGTGCCAATTACAACGGTACCGATTACATAGGCAAAGAGGGTTTGGAAAAAAGTTACGAGAAAATTTTGCATGGTAATACAGGCTTCGAACAGGTCGAAGTTTCGGCCGGCGGGCGCGCGGTTCGGACCTTGGCCAGATCTCCTTCGACCTCAGGAAAAAATCTGATCCTCTCGGTCGATATCGAATTGCAAAAGCTGGTGGAGGAAGCCTTTGGTGATCGTCGCGGTGCGCTGGTGGCGATCGAACCGGCGACCGGCGATGTGCTGGCCTTCGTCTCCAAACCGACGTATGACCCGAATCTATTTGTCGAAGGCATCGATCAACAGAGTTGGACCGAGCTCAATACTTCGGAAGACCGCCCCTTGCTGAACCGGCCCTTGTCAGGGATCTACCCACCGGGCTCGACCTATAAACCGTATATGGCACTGGCGGCCTTGGAATTGGGTAAGCGCACGCCTTCACAATCGATTGCCGACCAAGGGTTTTTCATGTTTGGCGGTCATCGTTTTAATGATGATAAGCCCGGTGGTCACGGCATGGTCGATATGTATCGCTCCATCGTCGCTTCCTGCGATACCTATTATTATTTGCTGGCCAATGATCTCGGCGTCGATGCGATTCACGATTTCATGAAGCCGTTCGGTTTCGGGCAAAAAACCGGCATCGATCTTGAACACGAAAAGCAGGGCTTGCTGCCTTCAATGGCATGGAAGCGCAGCGCCTATAAAAAGCCGGCGCAACAGAAATGGTATGCCGGTGAAACTATTTCGCTCGGCATCGGTCAAGGTTATAACGCCTTTACGCCCTTGCAAATGGCGCATGCGGTGGCGACGCTGGCGAATAACGGCGTCGTCATGAAGCCGCATTTGGTGAAAATGACGGAAGATCCGCAAAGCCATCAGAAGTTACTGACGGTGCCGAAAGAGAGTTACCGCATCGCTCTGAAACAGGAAAACATCGACCTCATCAAGCGTGCCATGGTTGGCGTGACCAGTGAAGCCGGTGGTACCGGCTATGCGGTATTCCGTGATGCCGGCTATTTGTCGGGTGGTAAAACCGGCACGGCGCAGGTGGTCGGTATCAAAAAGGGTGAGAAATACGATGCCAAGCGTACTGCCGAGCGGCAGCGCGACAATGCGCTCTATATCGCCTTTGCTCCGGTCGACAAGCCGCGTATTGCGCTGGCGCTGATAGTAGAAAATGCCGGTTTCGGCGCGGCGGCGGCGGCACCGATTGCGCGCAAAGCGCTCGATTACTATTTGCTTGGCAAGCGTCCAAGCGCCAAAGATAAGCAAATGCCTAAAACTGATGCGCCGGCAGCGCCTGGCGATGTCGTCGAGCCGTTGGGAAACAGGGATTAA
- a CDS encoding BON domain-containing protein produces the protein MNKLLVSRRRLPLAAAALCCVAVLSLQGCVEFIVGSAVVSTFAATDRRTLGAQTEDKAIAIKGENRVSKALGDAAHVNVNSFNRRVLLTGEVADEAAKQTAARELSAVEGVLSVSNEIAIAGLSNFTARSNDALLTTKVKASFVDTQGLFASAFKVVTESGTVYLMGRVTPHEGDLAADVASRISGVRKVVKVLEYLSDAELKAMLVQPQPAPENKSDTRN, from the coding sequence ATGAATAAATTGCTGGTTTCTCGTCGGCGTTTGCCACTGGCCGCCGCCGCCCTGTGTTGTGTGGCCGTGCTCAGTTTGCAAGGCTGTGTCGAGTTCATCGTCGGCAGTGCCGTCGTGAGTACCTTTGCCGCGACCGACCGCCGCACGCTCGGTGCCCAAACCGAAGACAAGGCCATCGCTATCAAAGGTGAGAACCGGGTATCGAAAGCCTTGGGCGATGCCGCCCATGTGAATGTGAATTCTTTCAACCGCCGCGTCTTGTTGACCGGTGAAGTTGCCGATGAAGCGGCGAAACAAACTGCTGCACGGGAATTGTCCGCCGTCGAAGGCGTGCTGTCGGTGAGTAATGAAATTGCCATCGCCGGCTTGTCCAACTTCACGGCACGCTCGAATGATGCGCTGCTCACGACCAAGGTCAAGGCATCGTTCGTCGACACCCAAGGTTTGTTTGCCAGCGCGTTTAAAGTCGTCACCGAAAGCGGTACCGTGTATTTGATGGGCCGCGTCACGCCACACGAAGGTGATCTGGCAGCCGATGTCGCCAGCCGCATCAGCGGTGTACGCAAAGTGGTTAAGGTACTCGAATACCTGAGCGATGCTGAACTCAAAGCGATGCTGGTGCAGCCACAGCCAGCGCCAGAGAATAAGTCTGATACGCGCAATTAA